The segment ttatttaaaagaagaaaaaaaacagtacTTCCAGTTCTGAAGAGCTTGTTTCCCCTTGTCGTAACTCTCTTTACCAGAACCCACTAAGACACGAGAGTGATTGATGAAGAACCCATCTTTGTTGACTTCTGAATCTTCTTTTAGTTTAGATGCTGTTCTAGACGAAGCTCCTCTGTACTTGCTGTCGTAATTGAACGTTCCTGATCTGGATTTTGGAAATCACAACacaacatttatatattatatactcaaaagagagttttttttttggttgcaaAAGTTGTGAATTTTGGATGATCTTACTTGTTGATAACTTGTTGTTGTTGCTCGGTAGATGGACGGCCCCAGCTCAAGAACACCATCTCTTCCCCACTCGAATTGAATCAGACCCACAAACAATCACCACCAGATAGATTAGATAAATAACACTGTAAATAGCCAGAAccagttgttttttttttttttgaaattttaatttaaaaaatcgaaaatttgAGATATTTCGAATTTGGAAGTGAGATCAGAGACGTGAAGAGAGGAGAGACTGTACGCTTCACAATTCAGAGgcgtgtttttatttttaaatcccATCTTGTTCGGTTTGTCCTTTGTTCCTCATCATGAGTTTCGGGTTTAGGATTATGCCGTTTCTTTGCATAGCGAACGGCACGGTGTTTGATGATGAATTTGTAAATAAGTTTTAACTGCTATGATCATTAAGCTTCATCGTTTTTGAGAACACTTCCAGATTCGAAATGGTTGGAGCATAGCTGAAGTTACTAAACTAATGGAATAGTTGTCAGCTTTGCATCAAGTAGTTAAAAAAAAGTCATTACATTACCCATCTCGTAGTGGGCACATAACAGGATGTGTGAGTGGAAACTATGCGATATCCAAAACGTCTGCTCATAAAAATACCATCTTTTGACTAGGTGAAGAAAATGATTAGTCAAATGAATACGCACCTTttttataaggaaaaaaaagtgTAGAGTGTTTTCTAAGGTACAAAGGAACCATCAAAGAGCAATTAAAAGGAGAAAACACTCACTAAGGTCAAACTAGGGCCTTCTCCACTAGCCACacccaaagaaagaagaaaaactgTACAATTCAAAATGCAAGAGAGTTATCAATCAAATTGATCAGAACTAGTAACGGGGCTTTTTGAGGGCTTGTAAGAAACCAAGACACTGCTTGTCTTTGCATGGGCTTCATCTCCAACCTGCTTGTTTTCACCACCACATCCTGCTCTGTCGCCTCtctagggtttttttttttcactcgGATCATCCTACGTTTACCTCAATCATTATCTGTTGAAGCATTTCTATGATTTCCTCAAAGTCTGGTCTTTCTTTTGGGTCGTGCTGCCAGCATCTCTCTAGAAGTCCCTTCACTTTTGGGTGCGTCTTTGGAATCTTCGGTCTAAGCCCctgagaagaaaacaaaagaattcAGTTTAGCCTCTGGAGGAagaaccaacaaaaaaaaaaaaaaaaacttgaatgcAACGATTCTTAAAATGCAAAATACCTTCTGAACAACACCAACAGCAGCTTGTAGTGGAGTCAAGTAAGCATATGGGATCTGTTTCCATTTACAAATACACGTCAGTATCTTTCACTTGGCATAAACAATTCAAAGCAGAGAATGATATAGCGGACTCTTACATCACCAGTCAAAAGTTCCCATAGCACTATCGCATAGCTGAACACATCAGCTTTGTGACTGTAAGGTTTGTGTTCGATAACCTGGATTTCACAATTATATTGTCAAAGTAAGCAAGTGATAGATTaaaaagaggagagagagagagagagagagagagagtcagcGCACGTTAGACTGATGCAATAAGGTTTCATACATTTTCACACTGAACATCTTAACGTCAGATCATTACCTCTGGAGCCATCCATCGATACGTCCCTGTTTCAGCTGTCATGACCCCTGATTCAATCTGTACTCTGGCAACCCCAAAATCAGCAACCTTGACAAGCTGCTCAAAATTATCCAAATATCAGAACAGGGTAATGAAAAGGGTATATATCAAAATGGATGATTTTAAGGAGATTTGTTGACCAGAGTAGCAAATCTTACTCCATGTTCATCCATAAGAAGATTTGCAGTCTTAAGGTCCCTGTGAATGATATTGTTCTGATGCAGATAGCACATCCCTTTTGCAACATCGAGTGCAACTTTAAGCAGAGTCTGAAGTTTGAAAGCGCATTTCTGTTTGTGCAGAAAATCATAAATGCTCCCCCGAGACATAAACTCTGTCACAAACATAAAACTAGTCAACTTGGATGACATGTCTTTGTGAATTACTACTCAAAACTCACATCTACTAATAAGATCTTACCAGTCACAATACAGAGGGTCGGAGATCGTGTGCATGCACCCAAAAACTGAACAACGTTTTTATGTCGGACTTTCCtatagaaagtaaaaaaaataatcaagtCACATATTGTCACTGAGAACAATGAAAAGAAGTACATTGCACACCCACCTCATGATATAAACTTCTTGAGAAAATTCTCTAAGCATCTCTGTGTTTACACGCTCAGGCCTAAGAAATTTGATAGCAACTTCCTGACTGCAATAAGTGCCTTTATGCCTGGATTGCCATCAAAATAACATATTACTCTAACTtctaaacaacaacaacctaCAGATTTGTATAAAACCAGCTTACAGGACAGTAAACTCACAGATCCCCATATGAACCAGATGCGACTTTCTTTTCAATTTTGAGCTGTTTCAAGTCAATATCCCACTCGTCAGTTCCGTCCGTGGGTATTTCAATGCAGGCGGGTATCAGCTCGTCGCTTGATTTGTCATGCTCAAAGAAAGCAATAGACTTCTGTCTTGAACCAGGTTGATCCTGTAGAAGACACACAGCGGCAAATATAGGCGAGCAACTGACCAACCGATTGAAGCAAAACATATCAACAAGAAAAAAGGTACAGCGTCACACTGAGGTATAGCGTTGCAGCCTCCAAATTCAATTTGAGAACCAGCccattttttcttatttcataaACATAAGAAATGTTAAGAACAATCTAAAGAGATATGGAAAATACCTTAAGCTTCAGTATCTCCTTGCTTAATGCATCTTTTAAACCATCTGTTTCCTGCAAATCCAAATATGCTTAAAGTTTAATAAACACCTTAGTGATAACTGATAACAAATAAAAGTTAGCATGATGCTCTAAAATCATACCTCTTGAGACCAACCATCAACAACAAAGACATCCAAAGAAAAGCCATCCGCAGTGGAGAAAGCATGAGCTTCCTGAATATTCAATCCAAGCTCACCAAGCAGGGAAGTCAGCTGAAACAGAAAAATGGATGAAATAACCAGACAAGTCTATATAACGAAGCATCATCTAAATAGTGGTGGTTAAAAGCAGCAGGAACCTGGCTAAGGAGCTTAGGCTTATCGATGGTTGAAAAGGTGATCTCATGCATCGGTCTGCAAAGTAGGAAGAAGCAAAACAAAGTCAAAAACATAATGAAcgaaagagaaacaaaataaaaacaagaaaatctcACCGAGTAGCCAAGGTAGCATTAACAGCACTATCAACATCCTCAACAATTTTATTACCCAGAGTTATAGCCTCAAAATTTGGAGAAGAGCCAAAAGTTGGAGGTGCAAGAACcctttaaaaaatcaataagagagagagagagataaaaagAGGTTGAAAATGGGGTTTAGGATCGATCTCAGTTAGAGAGAAACCCTTTTTACCCCTGCCTGTTTGTGTGGCTAGAGCTTTGCGCATCTTCCTCCATCGCAGGGTCAGTGTCTACAGATATTCTGGGAGGAACCTGCAAGAAACAGGGCCACATAAACCAAatcacacacaaaaaaatatagatatatattatagtgAGCTAAAAATGGAACTCAAAAgctttaatattattattacttgTACACTACGAACTTCAAAGACAGGCCTTGTCGCAGGATCTTCAGCCAATCTCAACAACCTCTGATGCGTGAGAACATCTTCTGCCCTCTCAACTTTAACATCCAGAGCATATCTGGAAACAACGAACATACTCCATTCAATTGGGTCAGGACACGTGGTTAAGACAGAAAGGTTTATCACTTTTTGTCAAACCCTAAACTGATCAAATACTTTAAGAATCCAAttgattacacaaaaaaaaaaacctaatcaAAAATGTGGTACCGAGCAGGAAGGCGACTGAAATGTTGCCAAAGCTGATCCTCGAAATCAGGAAGAGTAACTTCTTCGTAGTTAGATTCTTGGAGTCGCTGTAAGATTTCGCCGTAGACATCGAGCTTCATCCGGCAGTGTCTAGGATTTTCCTGGGACGGCGATGCCGCCACCACGGCTCTGCTTCCGCAGCTCTCCGACTCGTATGTGCTCGTCATGTTACGAGATTCAGCAGCAACGGTAACTGTGTGAAGATTGAGAGAGGTACAGAACAGAGAGATTCTTGCTAATAAACGCGAAACAGGAAAGAGA is part of the Raphanus sativus cultivar WK10039 chromosome 5, ASM80110v3, whole genome shotgun sequence genome and harbors:
- the LOC108856183 gene encoding serine/threonine-protein kinase STY8; this translates as MTSTYESESCGSRAVVAASPSQENPRHCRMKLDVYGEILQRLQESNYEEVTLPDFEDQLWQHFSRLPARYALDVKVERAEDVLTHQRLLRLAEDPATRPVFEVRSVQVPPRISVDTDPAMEEDAQSSSHTNRQGVLAPPTFGSSPNFEAITLGNKIVEDVDSAVNATLATRPMHEITFSTIDKPKLLSQLTSLLGELGLNIQEAHAFSTADGFSLDVFVVDGWSQEETDGLKDALSKEILKLKDQPGSRQKSIAFFEHDKSSDELIPACIEIPTDGTDEWDIDLKQLKIEKKVASGSYGDLHKGTYCSQEVAIKFLRPERVNTEMLREFSQEVYIMRKVRHKNVVQFLGACTRSPTLCIVTEFMSRGSIYDFLHKQKCAFKLQTLLKVALDVAKGMCYLHQNNIIHRDLKTANLLMDEHGLVKVADFGVARVQIESGVMTAETGTYRWMAPEVIEHKPYSHKADVFSYAIVLWELLTGDIPYAYLTPLQAAVGVVQKGLRPKIPKTHPKVKGLLERCWQHDPKERPDFEEIIEMLQQIMIEVNVG